The following proteins are encoded in a genomic region of Bosea beijingensis:
- a CDS encoding FAD-binding and (Fe-S)-binding domain-containing protein encodes MNQTALSRSHSRNLGFERRLAQALEGEVRFDAFTRGRYATDASIYQILPQGVAFPKSEADIGAALTIAAEHGVPVIARGGGTSQNGQPIGDGLVLDLSRHFNAIRDYDPQARTVSVAPGLVLEALNTRLRKDGLFFPVEPSTASRCTIGGMAGNNSSGARSLRYGKMVDNVLALKAMFHDGEPFALGEGAVSDNASPRTRDLMTKMMALADEHRAAIEAIFPKVQRRVGGYNLDELIVPRPNLSHLLVGSEGTLAITTEATLKLSPLPQHRVMGVCHFPNFRAAMETTQHIVALGPVAVELVDNNVLVLGADIPLFVRTLADITRGQPNCLLLVEFAGDDLADLKRDLKRLDQCMADFGFPEAVVEVIEPARQKPVWDVREACLNIMMSMKGDGKPVSFIEDCAVPLEHLADYTDAVTAVFEKHGTRGTWYAHASVGCLHVRPILNMKTEAGVKAMRGIAEEASELVRRFKGSFSGEHGDGISRSDFVEPMFGGPLTRAFEAVKDGFDPDNRLNPGKIVRSYHMDDRDLMRFAPGYATPVPAHTVLDWSDWGGFGGAVEMCNNNGTCRKMAGGTMCPSWRATQDEQHVTRGRANTLRLAISGQLGPDAFTAPEMKETLDLCVSCKGCKRDCPTGVDMARMKVEFLHHYHAKHGLPLKERLIAFLPRYAPFAAKLAPLMNLRDRIPLLAKLSEHWLGFSARRSLPVWRKPWREAAAPADASAVKGDGRDIVLFGDTFNRYFERENLEAAERVLEAGGYRLHRVAAKDGGRPLCCGRTFLSAGLVDEARAEARRTVDALAPFVAKGARIVGLEPSCLMSFRDEFAALLPKAEVEPLAKSALLIEELLAGDMEAGRTTLPLGDQGGRVAHLHGHCHQKAFDAMGAVEKTLRAVPGLEVKPIESSCCGMSGAFGYGARTIDVSLAMGELSLLPAVRKAGADDFVVADGTSCRHQIHDGAQREAVHVVRVLDWALRP; translated from the coding sequence ATGAACCAGACGGCGCTTTCCCGTTCGCATAGCCGCAATCTCGGCTTCGAGCGCCGGCTGGCCCAGGCGCTGGAAGGCGAGGTCCGCTTCGATGCCTTCACCCGCGGCCGCTACGCCACCGACGCCTCGATCTACCAGATCCTGCCGCAGGGCGTGGCCTTTCCGAAGAGCGAGGCCGATATCGGGGCGGCGCTGACGATCGCGGCCGAGCATGGCGTGCCGGTGATCGCGCGCGGCGGCGGCACCTCGCAGAACGGCCAGCCGATCGGCGACGGGCTGGTGCTCGACCTGAGCCGGCATTTCAACGCGATCCGCGATTACGACCCGCAAGCACGTACCGTCTCGGTCGCGCCCGGCCTCGTGCTGGAGGCGCTGAACACGCGGCTCAGGAAGGACGGGCTGTTCTTTCCCGTGGAGCCTTCGACGGCGAGCCGTTGCACGATCGGCGGCATGGCAGGCAATAATTCGTCGGGCGCGCGCTCGCTGCGCTACGGCAAGATGGTCGACAATGTCCTCGCCCTGAAGGCGATGTTCCATGATGGCGAGCCCTTCGCGCTGGGCGAAGGCGCCGTCAGCGACAATGCCTCGCCGCGCACCCGCGACCTGATGACCAAAATGATGGCGCTGGCGGATGAGCATCGCGCGGCGATCGAGGCGATCTTCCCGAAGGTGCAGCGGCGCGTCGGCGGCTACAATCTCGACGAGCTGATCGTGCCGCGGCCGAACCTGTCGCATCTCCTCGTCGGCTCGGAAGGCACGCTCGCGATCACCACGGAAGCGACGCTGAAGCTGTCGCCGCTGCCGCAGCATCGCGTCATGGGAGTCTGTCATTTCCCCAATTTCCGCGCCGCGATGGAGACGACGCAACATATCGTTGCGCTCGGCCCGGTCGCGGTCGAGCTCGTCGACAACAACGTGCTGGTCCTCGGCGCCGATATCCCGCTCTTCGTGCGCACGCTCGCCGACATCACCAGGGGCCAGCCGAACTGCCTGCTGCTGGTCGAGTTCGCCGGCGATGATCTGGCCGATCTCAAGCGCGACCTGAAGCGGCTCGACCAGTGCATGGCCGATTTCGGCTTCCCCGAGGCGGTGGTCGAGGTGATCGAGCCCGCCCGGCAGAAGCCGGTCTGGGACGTGCGCGAAGCCTGTCTCAACATCATGATGTCGATGAAAGGCGACGGGAAGCCGGTCTCCTTCATCGAGGATTGCGCGGTGCCGCTGGAGCATCTCGCCGACTATACCGACGCGGTGACGGCGGTGTTCGAGAAACACGGCACGCGCGGCACCTGGTATGCGCATGCCTCGGTCGGCTGCCTGCATGTGCGTCCGATCCTGAACATGAAGACGGAAGCCGGCGTGAAGGCGATGCGCGGCATTGCCGAGGAGGCCAGCGAACTCGTCCGCCGCTTCAAGGGCTCGTTCTCGGGCGAGCACGGCGACGGCATCTCGCGCTCGGATTTCGTCGAGCCGATGTTCGGGGGACCGCTTACCCGCGCCTTCGAGGCAGTGAAGGACGGGTTCGACCCCGACAACAGGCTCAATCCCGGCAAGATCGTCCGTTCCTACCATATGGACGACCGCGACTTGATGCGCTTCGCGCCGGGCTATGCCACGCCGGTTCCCGCACACACCGTGCTCGACTGGTCCGATTGGGGCGGCTTCGGCGGCGCGGTCGAGATGTGCAACAACAATGGCACCTGCCGGAAGATGGCGGGCGGGACGATGTGTCCATCCTGGCGTGCGACGCAAGACGAGCAACATGTGACGCGCGGCCGGGCCAATACGCTCCGGCTGGCGATCTCCGGACAGCTCGGCCCCGATGCCTTCACCGCGCCGGAGATGAAGGAGACGCTTGATCTCTGCGTCTCCTGCAAGGGCTGCAAGCGCGACTGCCCGACCGGCGTCGACATGGCCCGGATGAAGGTCGAGTTCCTGCATCATTACCATGCGAAGCACGGCTTGCCGCTGAAGGAGCGTCTGATCGCCTTTCTGCCGCGCTATGCGCCCTTCGCCGCGAAGCTCGCGCCGCTGATGAACCTGCGTGACCGGATTCCGCTGCTGGCGAAGCTCAGCGAGCACTGGCTCGGCTTCTCGGCCCGGCGCTCGCTTCCGGTCTGGCGCAAGCCCTGGCGCGAGGCGGCTGCCCCTGCCGACGCTTCTGCGGTCAAAGGCGACGGCCGCGACATCGTGCTCTTCGGCGACACGTTCAACCGCTATTTCGAGCGCGAGAATCTAGAAGCGGCCGAACGCGTTCTGGAGGCTGGCGGCTATCGCCTGCACCGTGTTGCAGCGAAGGACGGAGGTCGGCCGCTATGCTGCGGACGCACCTTCCTCTCGGCCGGACTGGTCGATGAGGCGCGGGCCGAGGCGCGGCGGACGGTCGATGCGCTGGCGCCCTTCGTGGCGAAGGGTGCGCGAATCGTCGGGCTCGAACCTTCCTGCCTGATGAGTTTTCGCGATGAGTTCGCGGCGCTGCTGCCCAAGGCTGAGGTCGAGCCCCTGGCGAAATCGGCGCTGCTGATCGAGGAATTGCTGGCAGGCGACATGGAGGCGGGCAGAACGACGCTCCCGCTTGGCGATCAGGGCGGCCGCGTCGCGCATCTGCACGGACATTGCCACCAGAAGGCGTTCGACGCGATGGGGGCGGTGGAGAAGACGCTGCGGGCGGTGCCGGGCCTGGAGGTCAAGCCGATCGAGTCGAGCTGCTGCGGCATGTCCGGCGCCTTCGGCTATGGCGCCAGGACGATCGACGTTTCGCTGGCGATGGGCGAGCTCTCGCTCTTGCCCGCGGTGCGCAAGGCCGGTGCCGACGATTTCGTGGTCGCCGATGGCACGAGCTGCCGCCACCAGATCCATGATGGCGCGCAGCGCGAGGCCGTGCATGTCGTGCGGGTGCTGGATTGGGCGCTCAGGCCATGA